A genomic segment from Ochotona princeps isolate mOchPri1 chromosome 11, mOchPri1.hap1, whole genome shotgun sequence encodes:
- the CLRN2 gene encoding clarin-2 has product MPGWFKKVWYGLASVLSCSSFLLIIVALAVPHWLSGKILCQTGVDLVNATDPELVKFIGDIYYGLFRGCKVRQCGLGGRQSQFTIFPHLVKELNTGLHVTILLLLFLALALALVSMGFAILNMIQVPYRAVNGPGGICLWNVLAGGVLALAIVSFMAEVKFHDLTERIANFQERLFQFVVVEEQYEESFWICVASASAHAANLVVVAISQIPLPKITTKIEEATVTAEDILY; this is encoded by the exons ATGCCTGGATGGTTCAAAAAGGTGTGGTATGGGCTGGCATCTGTGCTCAgctgctcctccttcctcctgATCATCGTGGCCCTGGCCGTGCCCCACTGGCTGAGTGGGAAGATCCTTTGTCAGACTGGAGTGGACCTGGTCAACGCCACGGACCCAGAGCTGGTCAAATTCATTGGAGACATTTACTACGGGCTCTTCCGAGGGTGTAAGGTGCGGCAGTGCGGGCTCGGGGGACGCCAGTCCCAGTTCACCA TCTTCCCTCACCTGGTGAAGGAACTCAACACGGGCCTCCACGTGACaattctgctgcttctcttcctggccttggccctggCTCTGGTCAGCATGGGCTTTGCCATTCTGAACATGATTCAGGTCCCCTACCGGGCAGTGAATGGCCCAGGGGGCATCTGCCTGTGGAATGTCCTGGCAG GTGGAGTCCTGGCCTTGGCCATCGTCAGCTTCATGGCCGAGGTAAAATTTCACGACCTGACGGAGCGAATCGCTAACTTTCAGGAGCGGCTCTTTCAGTTCGTGGTGGTGGAGGAACAGTACGAAGAGTCCTTTTGGATCTGCGTGGCTAGTGCCTCAGCCCACGCTGCAAACCTGGTCGTGGTGGCCATCAGTCAAATTCCCCTCCCTAAGATCACGACCAAAATTGAAGAGGCCACAGTCACGGCCGAGGACATCTTATATTAA
- the QDPR gene encoding dihydropteridine reductase has translation MAAAAASGEARRVLVYGGRGALGSRCVQTFRARDWWVASIDVVENEEANASVVVKMTDSFTEQADQVTAEVGKLLGEEKVDAILCVAGGWAGGNAKSKSLFKNCDLMWKQSMWTSTISSHLATKHLKDGGLLTLAGAKAALDGTPGMIGYGMAKGAVHQLCQSLAGRNSGMPPGATAIAVLPVTLDTQMNRKSMPDADFSSWTPLDFLVDTFHDWITGKNRPSSGSLIQVVTSEGRTELTPAYF, from the exons ATGGCGGCGGCCGCGGCTTCGGGAGAGGCGCGCCGGGTGCTGGTGTACGGCGGCAGGGGCGCCCTGGGCTCACGATGCGTGCAGACCTTCCGGGCCCGGGACTGG TGGGTGGCCAGCATCGACGTGGTGGAGAACGAAGAGGCCAATGCCAGTGTTGTCGTCAAAATGACAGATTCCTTCACTGAGCAGGCGGACCAG GTGACTGCGGAGGTGGGAAAGCTCCTGGGAGAAGAGAAGGTGGATGCGATTCTCTGTGTGGCTGGAGGATGGGCCGGAGGCAATGCCAAGTCCAAGT CTCTCTTTAAAAACTGTGACCTCATGTGGAAGCAGAGCATGTGGACGTCCACCATCTCCAGCCACCTGGCCACCAAGCACCTCAAGGATGGAGGCCTCTTGACGTTGGCTGGAGCCAAGGCAGCCTTGGATGGGACTCCTG gGATGATCGGCTATGGCATGGCCAAGGGCGCCGTCCACCAGCTCTGCCAGAGCCTGGCCGGGAGGAACAGTGGCATGCCGCCCGGGGCCACTGCCATCGCGGTGCTGCC GGTTACCCTGGATACGCAGATGAACAGGAAATCAATGCCGGACGCCGACTTCAGCTCCTGGACACCCTTAGATTTCCTGGTTGA CACTTTCCATGACTGGATCACAGGGAAAAACCGACCGAGTTCGGGAAGCCTGATCCAGGTGGTCACCTCGGAGGGAAGGACGGAGCTCACCCCAGCGTACTTCTAA